The Caenorhabditis elegans chromosome I genome includes the window TTAGtggataaattgaaattttttcatgaaatcgaaaaatacgaTATCTAGGCTTTCTAACACAAATGGTTAGATAACAACGTGAATCAGTATCTACAAGCCATTTGAACATATCATTTGTAATACTTTCATGAATGAAGATTATATTCGGTATGTCCATATTCATCACCTTCAGGACATCTATCATTTGACGGGCTTCCTCTTCCTTTCGGTGACTTATTGACAGATTTAGGCATCTATTATAACAACGAAAggtatctttaaaaaacttgacaGACTCGAGAATTTTGTTTGTGTCTTTTCCCTTGTACAAAACCCTATCTTCATGGCTGCCATCGCATATTTTATAATAATCATGTTGTGCAGTTATATTCAGCATTATATAAACAGActtgcactttttttgaaaagttcaactctcctccacgggaaaatttttttgcaaattttttcgtcccaaaaaaaaaaggaaaaaaaaacaaaaataaaaattttggattttgggGGAATTGATATggtaaaaaattgctaatttttctgGAACGAAATACAAAGCGcgttgaaattgattttaaaagtattCGAAAGAAGTATGCtacgtcaaaaaaaaaaacaaataaactaCTGAGATCTATGATGTGATAAACAAGCACTGcaaactgaaaactgaaaaagaaaattttgaacaaaatttgatatatttttaaaacagttttttttccttttttcaaaaaaaatttttttttttcatctgacTTGTAAAGTTTTTTAGGTTTGGTATGTGCTGCCGAAAATGTTTCCACTCGGCACATCGGCATGTGCCGCCTTTTCGACATATTcgccaaaattaattttttaattctaaaaatgccaagaaacttcaaaaaaattgattaatatATGTACCGAATTtatcatttaaatttatagtttATCAACTTTAATATTGAAACGAACTATAAACGTTTTCtctgttcaaaaaactatttagtATCTTTGCAAATGTGTCGAAGCGGCAAATGGgctttttaaattatttcctCCGTGACTAGTTCAGGGGTTCAGGAGAATAGGgacaggggtgggcggcaattccCGTTTGGTTTTTTATGTCAACGAATTCTGTAAAATAGGCGTTCCGCGAATGTGTGCTACAGAGAAGCGCGATGGTATGAGGGCGGCGGGAGTATGATgcagaggtgggcggatatCCAAATTTTCGGATATTCGCTATTTCTGATGATCGGAAAAAAGTCGGAAAACGGttatttcgaataaaaatatcCGAAATGTCCGATCGGCTAATTCGGATATTTCGGATAATatccgcccacccctggtgtGAGGCGTGGTCTGGTGCGGGCGGGCAAGAGTAGCACCCTCGTGGAAGTCCTACttacaattaattttcaattccggcagtgtGCCGGTTTGCagttttgccggttttccgtttgccggatatcaatttggcGGAAGTGATTAGAGAGATTTTTTCTTAAgcgaaattgaagtttttccctttttcattagatattttttgagcaaaactacaatttgccgaaaatttccaagacTTGCCGTTGTTTCGGCCGACATGCGCAGGCCTGTTTCGTATTTTAAAACGTGAATTTAGATCACGAAAACGCTGCGCACtttctttaatttcagttcgttttcgctttttttcgtggaaaataatataaacaaaatacacttcaattgaattttaaactggGACTTTATTCGTGTTTCATAATTAAAGTAAAAAAGGTGTATTGTGCAAtagattttattaaaattgaattaaatattaattaattaaagtaattaaatcagaaattgaatttttaacaagCCGAGTAGGAGATAAATCAATGGAAACACATTTTGGGAAACACATATACGACATATACGAAtgattcgatttttcatggtTAATTTGATTGGAAAGAGAAGGCGTGTTCGGTAATACAGATACTCATTTCACCTCCATTGTTGTTTTCAGTAACAAATCTTGATTTTGATGGCTTGTATTCCTTTAAAACTGTAAGTCCTGGACGAAAAACAACAGAACGGTATGTATCCATCTTCGCTGTAGCTCCTGTATCCTCAAATACCACCGATAAATCAAGACTGTTTTCTATATCATTTGCCCGAAACTGAACAAAATTGTTGTTTGATTTCAACGATTTCAATAGCATATTCGCTTGATGGCTGGAAAAGTTGATCCCTTGGAAATTATATTTCCGCACTTTTTCGAACACATTCCAGTTGCTAACGGTGATGCTTTGTGGCTCTAGAACCCAAATATGCACATCTTGTACACAGTTCTCTAGAAGCCAATTGAACAAATCACTGGATATACGTTCATGCCTGAACTGCAGGTTGGTAATGTTCAAGTTTATCTCCTTGACAGAAGTTATGATTTGTCGAGTTTCGTCTTCCTTTCGATGAGTTATACGGAGCCATACAGAGTCAGTGTCACATTTGAAATGATCCACCAAATACTTCGCAGCTTCGAGAGCTTGGTTTATGTCATTTCTTTTGAAGCGTGTACTTCTTATTTTAGGGGAAATAGCGATTACTTCCATATAACTTCGTTCTGCAACTACCCTCACAGAAATATCTTGTTTCTTGTAGTGTTCTTGACGAGCTACGAAGTCTCTGATGTTCGATGAAAtgagtttt containing:
- the W04A8.5 gene encoding F-box domain-containing protein (Confirmed by transcript evidence): MHAVKPFPLCNLPLISLREVIDYLPTFDIFVLLHTSQKTKKLISSNIRDFVARQEHYKKQDISVRVVAERSYMEVIAISPKIRSTRFKRNDINQALEAAKYLVDHFKCDTDSVWLRITHRKEDETRQIITSVKEINLNITNLQFRHERISSDLFNWLLENCVQDVHIWVLEPQSITVSNWNVFEKVRKYNFQGINFSSHQANMLLKSLKSNNNFVQFRANDIENSLDLSVVFEDTGATAKMDTYRSVVFRPGLTVLKEYKPSKSRFVTENNNGGEMSICITEHAFSFQSN